GTGAATGCGTTCTCCACATTGAACTGGAACCTTAGATTTTCAAGGTTTGCTTTTTTAAGGAAGTTCTTCGGCAAGCGATAGGCGAGGGATACGTTTCTAAGGCGGATGTTTGAGGCATCAATCACATTGATGTCTGCTTTCTGATAGATCTCTGCACTCTGGCTGTTGTAGGCCGGATCTTCTGCAAATACCAATCTTGGGATATTCGTTCTGTTCTCATCACCAGGAGTTTTCCAACGGTCATTAATCTCTTTATTTACCGCAGTGATTTGAGTGACATAACCTCCAAGGGCGCCATTATAAGCACTTCCCAATACCGGAAGGAAAGTATTTCTCATTTTATGTCCACCTTCAAAGGTCAGCAAAAATGAAAAAGAGAAGTTTTTATACTCCAAAAGGTTATTAAAGGAACCGCTATAGGTAGGAACCGTTGAACCGCTGTAAACAATAGAGCCTAAGGTAGCCGGTGAATTCAATACTTTTTCTCCTTTCTCATTGAACACCTGAGGCAATCCGTCTGCACTTAATCCTGCCCATTGGTAGCTATAAATGGCATTGTAAGGGTTTCCGATTCTTGGATAGGCTTGCGGGTAATCCAGCTGCAAATAATACACCGGTGCTTCGACATTCACATAGGTAACTTTGTTTTTGTTGCGGGCATATAAAATGCTGGTGTTCCAGGTAAAGTCATTGCTACGGATTACATCAGCAGAAATGGATAGCTCAATTCCCTTGTTGGTCATTTCGCCGTTGTTAATCGAGTAGGTACTAAAACCAAATCCTTCTGTAGGCACACCCATGGTGCTTGCCAGGAGGTCCTTACCCTGTTTGTGGTAATAGTCCAGGGATCCGCTGATGCGGTTTTTGAACATGGCAAAATCTGCACCGATATTATCAGTTGTTGTTTTTTCCCAGGACAACAGGGGATTTGGACGGTTGCCTATGGTTCCCTGTAAACCGCCTACGTTATTATTGCTGTTGTAGTAGGCCGTCATGTAAGGCGCTGCATCTTTAGCAATGTTTCCACCGATACCATGAGAAACCCTTAATTTCAGGAGGTCTACCCAGTCGGCATTAAAGAAGGATTCTTTGTAAATGTTCCATCCTGCACCGACAGACCAAAGTGGTTTATTCTGGTATTTGGAATTGGTGCCCCATAAGTTGGAACGGTCCCAGCGCAAGCTTCCTGTAACCAGGTATTTACTATCGTAGGCATAAGCTGCGTTTGCATAAACAGATACGAATCTGTTGACATTTTCACGCTGACTGGCAATATTGCTGTTTGAAAAATATTTACCGCCAATAATTGCACCTGGTACGGCTGCTAAAGCTTTAGCATTGATCAGATCGAAGGATAAAACTTTTGGATCGTAGTTGTACAGATACTGATCTTCGAATTCCAGCTTTGTGTCTCTGATTTCAGTACCTACAATCGCCGTCAGGTTATGTTTATCTCCAAATGTTTTGTCGACATTTAATTGCTGGCGGAAATTATAGGCGGTACTAAAGCTATCCTGATCGTAATTGATGTTTCCATATGGCATGTTAAAGGTTACCGGTCCTCCGGAAACTTTTCCCGCATAGCCATTTACCTGATCTCTCACATAAAAAGAGTTTTTATCGTACAATCTGTTGAAACGATCTGAACCAAACTCGTATTGAAAAGTAGAGCGGTAAGATAGCCATTTGGTGAGGTCTGCGTTTAATTTAATGAATGACCTGTTGCTGAAACTTTTCAATCTGCCCAGGTTACGGCTTTGTTCATCCAACGCGGTAATGTCCATGTTGTAAAGACCATTGGAATTGATCAGGGACATGGTATTTGCGCTAAGGCGAGAGGCACCGGTAGAGGTAAAATTAGTGCCATCCTCGTTTTTTAAACGGTCGTATGGCAGATAGGCATATTCCGGAGATCGTGTGTTGTAGTTTTGTTGTGTAGCTCCATTATAAGATAAATAATTGCTGAGTTCCAGTGTCAGCCATTTATTGATTTTTGTGGTGTTGTTGATGTTTAAGCCCAGGGTTTCGTCTTCAGTGTATTTGTCTTCAGACTTATTGTTGCGATAGGTCAGTGACGAATAAAAAGAGTTGGTTTCGGAAGCACTACCAACGCTCACATTGTATTGCTGATAAAATGGATTGCGTTTGCTGTATTTTTCCATGTCATCATAATATTGATAACCAGATGAAGCCAGCTGGTTTAATTTAGCCTCCAGTTGTGCCTGAGTTAATGTTCCGGCATATTTTGCAAGGATGGCCTTGATGCCCTGGCTCTGGTAACCCGCATTGGTCAATACATTTGCCGCATAAGTGTCTGCATTTGCCGCTTTTAGCTTTGGATTGTTGGTTTCCCATTCTTTTTCCAGGCTCACAATATCTGCTGAGTTGGTCAGGTTATCGGTATATATGGAGTTAGTCGAAAGTGTAATTGTACTGGAAGCCGAGATCTGAGGCTTGCCTTTTTTAGGCTTTTTAGTAACGATGACCACTACGCCGTTTGCTGCTCTTGCCCCATAGATGGAGGCTGCTGCTGCATCTTTTAATACGGTGATGCTTTCGATATCTTCCAGATTTAGTCCTGGGACATTTTCGGTAATTGAGCCATTGGTGTTGTATTTTGTGTTCTCTACGGGGAAGCCGTCAACCACGTATAAAGGATTGGTTACCCCTTTCATAGAGGTGGTTCCCCTGATCAGACCATTGTTATATCCTGCAATCCTGCCTTCCAATAAAGAGCCGATACTGCTTAGGCGTTGTTGCTCGAGTTTCTTTGCAGGGATACTGGAGAATGCTCCGGTAACGCGTTCTTTTGGAAGGGTCTGATATCCGGTTGATACGGTAACTTCTTCCAGTTGTCCGGTTTGTTCGGTCAGGTTGATGGTTCCAAGGTTCTCCTGAACGGCAACTTCTTTATTTTGATAGCCCAGATAGGAAATGACAAGCACTGCTTTATCGTCTACATTACTGAGGTTAAATTCACCGTTGTGATTGGTTAAGGTTTGTTTTTTTGTTCCTTTTACCTTTACCGATGCTCCGGGAAGCGGAAGGTTGTGCTCATCAAGAACTTTTCCTTTTACATCAATTTCCTGAAATCGGTGGATCAGTTCCTCCACGAAACTGCGTTCTTTTTTCCTGATCAGTACGGTTTTGTTGCTGATGCTGAATTCGAGTGGCTGATCTTTGAAGATCTGCTCCAACACGTCTTTCAGCTCTGCATTTTTTACGTTGATGTTTACTTTATTTGCGTCTTTTAACAGAGAATAGATGACGATAAAATCATATCCACTTTGGTCGCTGATCCGGTCAAAAACGGTGAACAGTTCTGCATTCTTTGCAGAGAGAGTAATTTTTTGTGCATAGGTTCCGGCACTAACTTGCATGATCAATGCAAATAAGAGAAAAGTGGTTAGCTTCATGATTCTCCATAATTTATACTGCGCGCGTTGGCGGTATCGCAGATGAGTGCAATTTTTGTACATTTGTTTAGGTTGGTTGAAGCTATTGGCCTTGTATTTTCGAGATCGCGGCCTTTAGCGGTTAGTTGACAATTCTGTTGACAGCCGACCTTATTTTATACCAGTTCGATTGCAGTCGGACTGGTGTTTTTTTGTTGGTCTGGCTTTAGTAGTTTAGGTAAGTTTTTACTGCATTACGGTCACCCTCCTTCCTTCGACTATAAATTTAACTGCATTGGAATAGCTGAGCATGTTTAAGACTTCGCTAATGTTTTTATCGCGGGAGATTTTTCCACTGAATTTTTCTTTTGAAATAGGGCCGTGATAGGTGACTTCAATGTCATACCATCTGCTGATTTTCAGCATGATTTCGTCGATGCGTTCTTCGTTGAAACGGAAGTCTCCGTTTTTCCAGGCCATGATTGATTTGATGTCGGCCGGGGAAACGAGGATGTCTTCTTTATTATTTACGAGTGTGGTTTCACCTGGTTTTAGTAATTGTTGTTGTTTATGTTCATTGGTGATGCTGATGCTTCCTTCGAGTAGGGTTGTGCTGGTGTTTTGTTTATCAGGGTAGCTGTTGATGTTGAAATGAGTTCCGAGTACTTGTACTTCCTGTTGGTTTGTTTTTACAATGAAAGGGTGGTCTTTGTCTTTGGAGATTTCAAAGTACGCTTCTCCGGTTAGTTCTACTTTACGTTTTTTTAGTCCGGCAAAAGATGCAGGAAATTTTATGGAAGAAGCGGCGTTTAACCATACTTTACTTTGATCGGGGAGTTGGAGCCTGTAGGTCTGCCCGTTTACGGTAGAAAGGGTATTGGTTTTGTTTGCAGCGTTTTCTGTTTGATTTTTTATGCTGTAGGTTATCTCTCCGTCGGCTGATTTGGTAATCAAGATTCCTGATTCTGAGGCGAGTTGACCGCTTTTGGCGTTTGACAGGATGATTTTTTGACCGTTGTCCAGGGTAAGAGTTGCTGAGTTTATGCCAGCAGAGATGTCGTTATGGAAGATGTTTTTGTTGTGTTGATTGCCTTTTTGAAGCACGAGTCCGATACCAACAATGATAAATATTGCAGCTGCAGCCGCTGAGATTCTTAACCATAGTTTTATCTGTTGGCTTTTCTTTTTGTCGTTTGTATCAGTATGTTCTGGTTGTATTTGTTGTTTTAATTGAGCCCACTTATGGTTAGTGTCGAAAGTATTGTAGGCTTTAAAAGCTTGTGTAGCATCAGTTCTGATTTGTTGAAGTTCTTTTAACAGTTCTTCTTCTTCAGTATTAAGTTCCAGACCGGCGGCTTTATTTGCCTCCAGTTTCTCGAAAACTTTATCCCAATCCGGGCCAAATGGTGTGAGTTTATTATCCATAATCAATACTGTGTCGTAGGAAAGTAGGGTATGGGTGACAGCAGATCTTAAAAAAAGATGTGATTATGTTGTAAGTGATTGATTATAAGTATGATTTTTATTTACAGAATACTCATAAGTAAAGCAAGAGTTTTGGTTCGTAATGCGTTATATGCTCTTTTTAGTTGAGTTTTTACGGTGTTGATGGAAATACTTTGTTTCTCGGCGATCTGGGCGTAGCTGAGTTTGTCCATTGCATGGAGCATAAAAATCTTTCTGCGATCGGGTGGGAGAGACTGGATCATCTCGATGATTTTTATGTAGCGTTGGTGTTGAAGATCCAGATCTTCTTCTTGGTCTAAGATTACTTGTTGTTCTTCGAGTATGGTTAGTTCAGTGTTTCGCTTTTCTGCGATGGCCGTTTTACGGAGATAGTCGATGCTTTTGTATTTTATTGCTCTGCGGGCATAGGCTTCAAAGCTGGTGGTAAGGTTTATAAGGTCGCGTCTTTGCCAGTAGTTGATGAAGAATTCCTGGACGAGATCTTCAGCAATGAATTGATCGTGGACGTAGTCCATAGCAATCAAGCACAAGAATTTGTGATTCTTGCGAAATAGTACTTCAAAATCATCAATGTTGAGTGCGCCCCGATCTTCCCCCAGCATATGCCAAAGATATGAATATAGTTACGGAGAATTAAGCGTTTGAGTTGGAGATTTCAGAATTCATTTTCATTAGATTGGTTACCATTTCCATTTTAATCCTATAAAATATTATTTATAGTTTTTTTCTGTTATTGGCGAAGCCATCACGAGGCTCGTGACTTGTGAAGAGTCTCATGTCTAAAGGATTCTTGTTGGTAATTCCAAAGCGATTATATGTTTATTTTGGTAATAGGTGTTGATTGTTTTTCTTGTTCTGATAAGTTGGAGCATTAAGTCTAAGAATGAATATCAAAGAAGCTTAACGTATTCTATGCTTATCCTCT
This region of Pedobacter steynii genomic DNA includes:
- a CDS encoding sigma-70 family RNA polymerase sigma factor, producing the protein MLGEDRGALNIDDFEVLFRKNHKFLCLIAMDYVHDQFIAEDLVQEFFINYWQRRDLINLTTSFEAYARRAIKYKSIDYLRKTAIAEKRNTELTILEEQQVILDQEEDLDLQHQRYIKIIEMIQSLPPDRRKIFMLHAMDKLSYAQIAEKQSISINTVKTQLKRAYNALRTKTLALLMSIL
- a CDS encoding SusC/RagA family TonB-linked outer membrane protein, producing the protein MKLTTFLLFALIMQVSAGTYAQKITLSAKNAELFTVFDRISDQSGYDFIVIYSLLKDANKVNINVKNAELKDVLEQIFKDQPLEFSISNKTVLIRKKERSFVEELIHRFQEIDVKGKVLDEHNLPLPGASVKVKGTKKQTLTNHNGEFNLSNVDDKAVLVISYLGYQNKEVAVQENLGTINLTEQTGQLEEVTVSTGYQTLPKERVTGAFSSIPAKKLEQQRLSSIGSLLEGRIAGYNNGLIRGTTSMKGVTNPLYVVDGFPVENTKYNTNGSITENVPGLNLEDIESITVLKDAAAASIYGARAANGVVVIVTKKPKKGKPQISASSTITLSTNSIYTDNLTNSADIVSLEKEWETNNPKLKAANADTYAANVLTNAGYQSQGIKAILAKYAGTLTQAQLEAKLNQLASSGYQYYDDMEKYSKRNPFYQQYNVSVGSASETNSFYSSLTYRNNKSEDKYTEDETLGLNINNTTKINKWLTLELSNYLSYNGATQQNYNTRSPEYAYLPYDRLKNEDGTNFTSTGASRLSANTMSLINSNGLYNMDITALDEQSRNLGRLKSFSNRSFIKLNADLTKWLSYRSTFQYEFGSDRFNRLYDKNSFYVRDQVNGYAGKVSGGPVTFNMPYGNINYDQDSFSTAYNFRQQLNVDKTFGDKHNLTAIVGTEIRDTKLEFEDQYLYNYDPKVLSFDLINAKALAAVPGAIIGGKYFSNSNIASQRENVNRFVSVYANAAYAYDSKYLVTGSLRWDRSNLWGTNSKYQNKPLWSVGAGWNIYKESFFNADWVDLLKLRVSHGIGGNIAKDAAPYMTAYYNSNNNVGGLQGTIGNRPNPLLSWEKTTTDNIGADFAMFKNRISGSLDYYHKQGKDLLASTMGVPTEGFGFSTYSINNGEMTNKGIELSISADVIRSNDFTWNTSILYARNKNKVTYVNVEAPVYYLQLDYPQAYPRIGNPYNAIYSYQWAGLSADGLPQVFNEKGEKVLNSPATLGSIVYSGSTVPTYSGSFNNLLEYKNFSFSFLLTFEGGHKMRNTFLPVLGSAYNGALGGYVTQITAVNKEINDRWKTPGDENRTNIPRLVFAEDPAYNSQSAEIYQKADINVIDASNIRLRNVSLAYRLPKNFLKKANLENLRFQFNVENAFTIAKSKEAKYLLSGYRPANYVWGVYLNF
- a CDS encoding FecR family protein, which produces MDNKLTPFGPDWDKVFEKLEANKAAGLELNTEEEELLKELQQIRTDATQAFKAYNTFDTNHKWAQLKQQIQPEHTDTNDKKKSQQIKLWLRISAAAAAIFIIVGIGLVLQKGNQHNKNIFHNDISAGINSATLTLDNGQKIILSNAKSGQLASESGILITKSADGEITYSIKNQTENAANKTNTLSTVNGQTYRLQLPDQSKVWLNAASSIKFPASFAGLKKRKVELTGEAYFEISKDKDHPFIVKTNQQEVQVLGTHFNINSYPDKQNTSTTLLEGSISITNEHKQQQLLKPGETTLVNNKEDILVSPADIKSIMAWKNGDFRFNEERIDEIMLKISRWYDIEVTYHGPISKEKFSGKISRDKNISEVLNMLSYSNAVKFIVEGRRVTVMQ